The segment GCCACGGGCCACCAGGCGCAGCGCCAGATCGCTCTTGCCGCTGCCCGAGCCCCCGGTGAGCAACGCCCCCCGCCATCGGCCCCCGACGAAGGTCGTGATCGCCGTGGCATGAAGGGGTGGGGGGAGGCCGGATGGCGTCACCCCCGGCGACCCGCCGCCGGCAGGGTGACCTCGAAGATCGCCCCCTGGTTCGTGCCGTCCGGGCCGGCACGATTGCTGGCGACCACGCGCCCGCCGTGGGCCTCGACGATCTGGCGCACGATCGACAGGCCGAGGCCCGAGTTGGACCCGAAAGCCGTACCGCGCGGCCGCGACGTATAGAAGCGTTCGAACACCGTCTCCAGGTTCTCGGTCGGGATGCCCGGGCCGTCGTCCTCGACACGGATGGCCAGAAGGCGGTCCGGATCGGCGTCGTCGCGGCGCATCGTCACCCGCACCGCGCGGCCGGGCGGGCTGAAGGACCGGGCATTGTCGATCAGATTGCGGAACACCTGTCCCAGCGGACCATCCCGTCCCAGGACGCGGGCGGGACCGTCCGGCGCGATGTCCAGACGCACGGGGGCCTCGCCCGGCTTTCCGGTGGTCTCGTAGACACCCACGATATCGGTCAGCAGGGCCGCAAGATCGACCGGGCGCGGGCGGTCCCGCGACAGTTCGGCATCCAGTCGAGAGGCGTTGGAGATATCGGTGATCAGCCGATCCAGTCGCTTCACATCCTGTTGCAGGACGACCGTCAGGCGGTCGCGCTGCTCCTTGTCCTTGACCAGATCGAGGGTTTCCAGGGCCGAACGGATCGAAGTCAGCGGATTCTTGATCTCGTGCGCGACATCGGCGGCGAACCGTTCGATCGCGTCCATCCGGGCCGACAGGGTCTCGGTCATGGACTCCAGCGAACGGGCCAGATCGCCGATCTCGTCGCGACGATCCTCCAGATCGGGCAGGGAGATGGCCCGCGCGCGCTGCAGCCGGACCTGATCCGCTGCCGCCGACAGCCGCTTGAC is part of the Brevundimonas sp. AJA228-03 genome and harbors:
- a CDS encoding ATP-binding protein; the encoded protein is MASVIATAKADGLDGADEAPLGRRLIRFGGSRLGGLILALNLLSLLILFGGALALNEWNRGLVQARQESLMVQAELLSNVLGQLGITEGEPEATLDPIQASRWLRDNFIPSEQRARLYDSYGLLVSDSFAVSDKIPGEPLLPALPAGSPVREKADPAREQATLSRANTALGREIEAALAGDPQATVRRSENGNRVVSVSLPVRHVQQVLGVLTLEAGDVDQILAAQRKALVPFALVALAVNLLASLLLHLFVARPVKRLSAAADQVRLQRARAISLPDLEDRRDEIGDLARSLESMTETLSARMDAIERFAADVAHEIKNPLTSIRSALETLDLVKDKEQRDRLTVVLQQDVKRLDRLITDISNASRLDAELSRDRPRPVDLAALLTDIVGVYETTGKPGEAPVRLDIAPDGPARVLGRDGPLGQVFRNLIDNARSFSPPGRAVRVTMRRDDADPDRLLAIRVEDDGPGIPTENLETVFERFYTSRPRGTAFGSNSGLGLSIVRQIVEAHGGRVVASNRAGPDGTNQGAIFEVTLPAAGRRG